One Chitinophaga sp. H8 DNA window includes the following coding sequences:
- a CDS encoding YicC/YloC family endoribonuclease, whose translation MLKSMTGFGRAESTRGETSIVAEVKSLNGKQFEVNLKFSPLLKPYEFEIRSLLQQVLQRGTLDATVNIRQNGATRPVVINTELAKYYHQSITQLATELGLPQEDMLNVLMKLPEVVTPATEQMSAEEWQEVEKVIKSAVMALDAHRQDEGRVLEADLLLRIDNIESYCVKVRELDPLRKDRIRQRLEALLAEHIGKENVDENRLEQELIFYLEKLDISEELIRLENHCRYFKEILKEADTAKGKKLGFVLQEIGREINTTGSKANDAGIQQWVVLMKDELEKAKEQVLNVL comes from the coding sequence AAGCACAAGAGGGGAAACAAGTATAGTGGCGGAGGTAAAATCGCTGAATGGTAAGCAGTTTGAAGTGAACCTTAAGTTTTCTCCACTGCTGAAACCTTACGAGTTTGAGATCCGGAGTTTGTTGCAACAGGTATTGCAGCGGGGTACATTGGATGCAACCGTGAATATCCGCCAGAATGGGGCTACCCGTCCGGTGGTGATCAATACGGAGCTGGCTAAATATTATCATCAGTCCATCACCCAGCTGGCAACCGAGTTGGGGTTACCACAGGAAGATATGCTGAATGTGCTGATGAAATTGCCTGAGGTAGTAACCCCTGCGACGGAGCAGATGTCGGCAGAGGAATGGCAGGAAGTGGAAAAGGTGATTAAGTCTGCCGTAATGGCGCTGGATGCTCATCGCCAGGATGAGGGCCGTGTATTGGAAGCTGATTTACTGCTGCGCATAGACAATATCGAGTCTTATTGTGTAAAGGTGCGTGAACTGGACCCTCTGCGTAAGGACAGGATCCGTCAGCGTCTGGAAGCATTGCTGGCAGAGCATATTGGTAAAGAAAACGTAGATGAGAACCGTCTGGAGCAGGAATTGATATTTTATCTGGAGAAACTGGATATCTCTGAAGAACTGATCCGTTTGGAAAACCACTGCCGTTATTTTAAAGAGATCCTGAAAGAAGCAGATACCGCCAAAGGCAAGAAACTGGGATTTGTATTGCAGGAAATAGGCAGAGAAATAAATACTACCGGCTCCAAAGCCAATGATGCGGGTATCCAGCAATGGGTAGTACTGATGAAAGATGAACTGGAGAAAGCCAAGGAACAAGTTTTAAACGTTTTATAG
- a CDS encoding gliding motility lipoprotein GldH → MNKIYLTIAALFVIAAMACQPPKMDAYEKNLEIPGHEWAYSHTPSFEVTLKPEDTAYLYNIYVNVRHTDAYAFSNIWVLVSTQFPGDSAIQQRVELPLADVSGKWLGSGIDDIYEHRIPIQQKAILNKAGTYRFSFQQNMRQNPLPDVLNVGLRIEKAGQRP, encoded by the coding sequence ATGAACAAAATATACCTGACCATAGCAGCACTTTTTGTGATAGCTGCTATGGCATGCCAGCCCCCTAAAATGGATGCCTACGAGAAGAACCTGGAGATACCGGGGCATGAATGGGCATACAGTCATACCCCCTCTTTTGAAGTAACCCTGAAACCGGAAGATACCGCTTATCTCTACAACATATATGTAAACGTAAGGCATACCGACGCCTATGCTTTCAGCAATATATGGGTATTGGTAAGTACACAGTTTCCGGGTGACAGCGCCATACAACAGCGGGTAGAGCTGCCTTTGGCAGATGTATCCGGCAAATGGCTGGGTAGCGGCATAGACGATATTTATGAGCACCGGATACCGATACAGCAAAAAGCTATTTTAAACAAAGCCGGTACCTACCGGTTTTCTTTTCAACAAAACATGCGGCAAAATCCACTTCCTGATGTATTGAATGTTGGTTTGCGGATTGAGAAAGCCGGACAGCGGCCATAA
- a CDS encoding sensor histidine kinase produces the protein MRKLFHKMQEGKSVSFIYFLVLAYTILALVWWGILLFRQSEHIANFEKQNLSLRVDSLAQPIEHQLEMQRIEKEAQFRSFMYFGEGSIFLLVILLGALFVYRAVWKHMKLTRQQQNFMMAVTHELKSPIAAAKLNLETIRKHRLDETKQLRLIDNTIRETNRLDQMCNNILLAAQLETHRYRLFKEQVDLSALLEVWVKELQDRITTHTVKAIILPHVWFTCDKFMLQMVLSNLVENAVKYAPKETVITVKLYEKDHQLKLQVADEGPGVPQEERAKIFLKFYRIGNENTRKAKGSGLGLFLTQKIVEQHGGAIVVKENIPAGACFEITWPEYSIQTA, from the coding sequence ATGAGAAAGCTATTTCATAAGATGCAGGAAGGGAAGAGCGTTTCTTTCATTTACTTTTTAGTATTAGCTTATACTATTCTGGCATTGGTATGGTGGGGTATTTTGTTGTTCCGGCAAAGTGAGCATATTGCCAACTTTGAAAAGCAGAACCTTTCCCTCCGGGTAGACAGCCTGGCACAACCTATTGAGCATCAACTGGAAATGCAACGTATTGAAAAAGAAGCGCAGTTCCGCTCTTTTATGTATTTTGGAGAAGGGAGTATATTTCTGCTGGTTATTTTGCTGGGGGCCCTGTTTGTGTACCGTGCAGTATGGAAGCATATGAAGTTGACCCGGCAGCAGCAGAACTTTATGATGGCCGTAACGCATGAGCTGAAATCGCCGATTGCAGCGGCAAAGCTGAACCTGGAAACCATCCGCAAGCACCGGCTGGATGAAACCAAACAATTGCGGCTCATTGACAATACCATTCGTGAAACCAACCGGCTGGACCAGATGTGTAATAACATCCTACTGGCAGCGCAACTGGAAACACACCGTTACCGCTTGTTTAAAGAACAGGTGGATTTGTCGGCCTTACTGGAAGTATGGGTAAAGGAATTGCAGGACCGTATCACCACTCATACGGTGAAAGCGATTATCCTGCCCCATGTATGGTTTACCTGTGATAAGTTCATGCTGCAAATGGTGCTGAGTAATCTGGTAGAGAATGCGGTTAAATATGCACCCAAGGAAACCGTTATTACAGTAAAACTGTATGAGAAAGACCATCAGTTGAAATTACAGGTAGCAGATGAAGGCCCGGGGGTACCACAGGAAGAGCGGGCCAAGATATTCCTGAAGTTTTACCGTATCGGCAATGAAAACACCCGGAAAGCCAAAGGATCAGGATTAGGCCTGTTTCTGACGCAAAAGATTGTAGAGCAGCACGGCGGCGCGATTGTTGTTAAGGAAAATATACCCGCAGGTGCCTGCTTTGAAATAACCTGGCCTGAATATTCAATACAAACTGCGTAA
- a CDS encoding response regulator transcription factor produces the protein MKEATKASILLAEDEENLQEALKLNLELEGYEVTAVDNGTAALKAVKNEYFDLIILDIMLPEMDGIAVCENIRIQNNEVPILFLSAKNSSADRVLGLKKGGDDYMTKPFNLEELLLRVEKLIVKNKKIQDKDSVPNVYRFGENMIDFAAQECVGKDGKHYELSKKEAMLLKLLIENKGEVVTREKILQVVWGYNVYPTTRTIDNFILNFRKYFEEDSRNSRYFHSVRGVGYKFTEV, from the coding sequence ATGAAGGAAGCGACCAAGGCATCAATATTGCTGGCGGAGGATGAGGAGAACCTTCAGGAGGCGCTGAAGCTGAACCTGGAGCTGGAAGGCTATGAGGTAACCGCAGTAGACAATGGCACCGCTGCTTTAAAAGCGGTGAAAAATGAATATTTTGATCTTATCATACTCGATATTATGTTGCCCGAAATGGATGGTATCGCCGTGTGCGAAAACATCCGGATCCAGAATAACGAGGTGCCTATCCTGTTTTTAAGTGCCAAGAATAGCAGTGCCGACCGGGTACTGGGGCTTAAAAAGGGGGGTGATGATTATATGACCAAACCGTTTAACCTGGAAGAACTGTTACTCCGGGTGGAAAAGCTGATCGTAAAGAATAAGAAGATCCAGGATAAAGACAGCGTACCTAATGTGTACCGCTTTGGCGAAAATATGATTGATTTTGCCGCGCAGGAATGTGTGGGTAAAGACGGGAAACATTATGAGCTGAGCAAGAAAGAAGCCATGCTGCTTAAGCTGCTGATAGAAAACAAGGGAGAGGTGGTAACCCGTGAAAAGATCCTGCAGGTAGTATGGGGGTATAATGTGTACCCTACTACCCGTACTATTGATAATTTCATACTCAACTTCCGTAAGTACTTTGAGGAAGACAGCCGCAACTCCCGTTATTTTCACTCTGTAAGAGGGGTAGGCTATAAGTTTACAGAAGTATAG
- a CDS encoding sensor histidine kinase: protein MRERKIKAATAKEMTMHHTLVNLELHAFQAQMDPHFIFNSLNAIHHYILTTSTDMASLYLTRFSKLMRLMIGNFNKEWVNLQDDLEALELYIQLEQLRFDQQFAYHVRLMPEIMHQFTLVPPLIIQPFVQYAIWHRILQRPQKNGGRLYIIIGKQEDRLYIQVEDNGVDAVEAAESGEQSQTAGVDIAAERLYMMSEKYHMEASIDTQQVFDDQQQCCGNRITISMQHFATRQSLAV from the coding sequence ATGCGGGAACGGAAGATCAAGGCAGCAACGGCGAAAGAAATGACCATGCACCACACGTTGGTAAACCTGGAGCTACATGCTTTCCAGGCGCAGATGGACCCTCATTTTATTTTCAATAGCCTGAACGCCATTCACCATTACATCCTTACTACCAGCACTGATATGGCTTCTTTGTACCTCACAAGGTTTTCAAAGCTGATGCGATTAATGATTGGTAATTTCAACAAGGAGTGGGTGAATCTGCAGGACGACCTGGAAGCATTGGAGTTGTATATCCAGCTGGAGCAGCTGCGTTTTGACCAGCAATTTGCTTATCATGTAAGGCTGATGCCGGAGATCATGCATCAATTTACGCTGGTACCACCCCTGATTATCCAGCCCTTTGTACAATATGCCATCTGGCACCGTATTTTACAGCGGCCTCAAAAAAACGGGGGCCGTCTTTATATCATCATAGGCAAGCAGGAGGACCGGTTGTACATACAGGTGGAAGACAATGGCGTGGATGCTGTGGAAGCGGCAGAAAGCGGGGAGCAATCCCAGACCGCCGGTGTAGATATTGCTGCAGAAAGGCTGTATATGATGAGTGAAAAGTACCATATGGAAGCTTCGATTGATACCCAGCAGGTATTTGATGACCAACAGCAATGCTGCGGTAACAGGATCACCATCAGCATGCAGCACTTTGCCACCCGGCAATCCCTGGCAGTCTAG
- a CDS encoding LytR/AlgR family response regulator transcription factor, translated as MQAIIVDDEKHCRDLLQLLLEKHCPEVTLLAVCSNGEAALEAIEKHQPQLLFLDVEMPGMDGFQMLEACVKPAFEVIFTTAYNQYAIPAIRHSALDYLLKPIDVQELIAAVKKAASQINGHSQEKIDTLLAFLHTHLQQGERLAMPTTDGLRMMPIKDILYCESEAAYTRFYLQGEEKPIQIYRSMKEVEEMLSDKGFFRVHNSYLVNLFYMDKYIKGDGGEIIMSDGHSVPVSRQRKQDFLMRIERM; from the coding sequence ATGCAGGCCATTATAGTGGATGATGAAAAGCATTGCCGCGATCTATTGCAGCTATTACTGGAAAAACACTGTCCGGAAGTAACCTTGCTGGCCGTATGCAGCAATGGGGAGGCTGCCCTGGAAGCTATTGAAAAGCACCAGCCGCAGCTTTTATTCCTGGATGTGGAAATGCCCGGTATGGACGGGTTCCAAATGCTGGAAGCCTGCGTTAAACCCGCTTTTGAAGTTATTTTTACCACCGCCTATAATCAATATGCCATCCCTGCCATCCGCCACAGTGCTTTAGACTATCTGCTGAAGCCAATTGATGTGCAGGAACTGATCGCTGCCGTAAAAAAGGCGGCATCGCAGATCAATGGTCATTCCCAGGAGAAAATAGATACCCTTTTAGCCTTCCTGCATACCCACCTGCAGCAAGGCGAGCGCCTGGCCATGCCTACCACCGACGGATTACGTATGATGCCTATCAAGGATATCCTGTACTGTGAATCAGAAGCCGCTTATACCCGTTTTTACCTACAGGGGGAAGAAAAGCCCATACAGATATACCGTTCTATGAAAGAGGTGGAGGAAATGTTGAGCGACAAAGGTTTTTTCCGGGTGCATAACAGCTACCTAGTAAACCTGTTTTACATGGATAAATACATCAAAGGAGATGGGGGTGAAATCATTATGAGCGACGGACACAGCGTACCGGTATCGCGCCAACGTAAGCAGGACTTTTTGATGAGGATAGAGAGGATGTAG
- a CDS encoding tetratricopeptide repeat protein: MRLLRSFTGILLIFLAIHTGLQAQQPGPQQQFEQANNLYAQNKFSDAAAAYQRLIDAGYKQPSLYFNAGNAYYKTNRTGMAVFSYEKALQFAPGNASIEHNLALANQKVVGYLQELPMVFFQRWWIQLEHFHSTNGWAIGTIVFFWLLMAGIIAFRVWPQGKNKWFRWATTAAGVFFAFYLTMAISTYIIDNNHHTGIIMNSGIKAKAAPDDNSKDAFEVQEGMKVQIANTTKEYCKIQLADGKTGWVPCNNIKAL; encoded by the coding sequence ATGCGGTTATTAAGGTCATTTACGGGCATACTGCTTATTTTCCTGGCTATCCATACAGGCCTGCAGGCACAACAGCCAGGGCCGCAGCAACAATTTGAGCAAGCCAATAACCTCTACGCACAAAATAAATTCAGCGATGCGGCGGCGGCGTACCAACGCCTGATTGATGCAGGATATAAACAGCCCTCTCTCTATTTTAATGCGGGCAATGCCTATTACAAAACCAACCGTACAGGCATGGCCGTATTCAGCTATGAAAAGGCCTTGCAATTTGCCCCCGGCAACGCTTCTATTGAACACAACCTGGCTTTGGCCAATCAAAAAGTAGTAGGATACCTGCAGGAACTTCCTATGGTGTTTTTCCAACGGTGGTGGATACAACTGGAACATTTCCATTCTACCAACGGATGGGCCATTGGTACTATCGTGTTCTTCTGGCTACTGATGGCAGGCATTATTGCATTCCGGGTATGGCCCCAGGGTAAAAACAAATGGTTTCGCTGGGCCACAACTGCTGCCGGAGTATTTTTTGCATTTTATCTCACCATGGCCATCAGCACCTACATTATCGATAATAATCACCACACCGGTATTATTATGAACAGTGGCATTAAAGCCAAGGCTGCGCCGGACGATAACAGTAAAGATGCTTTTGAAGTGCAGGAAGGTATGAAAGTGCAGATAGCCAATACCACCAAAGAATATTGTAAGATCCAGCTGGCAGATGGTAAAACCGGATGGGTACCGTGTAATAATATTAAAGCACTTTAA
- a CDS encoding BatD family protein, whose protein sequence is MMVRLISIRKWFFSLCFCLGIVACATAQEFRFSTNVNSTTVALDEPFQIQFMLENAPNVSSFQPPSFKDFEVLQGPSQMQGQSIFNGRRSEYIALIYVLQPKHVGNFTIAGASARVNGNIVRSNPVTMEVTKGATANQPQTAQPSAPPQRSQPGGAGDDLPEGVLRNGENVNEKLRKNIFLKVEVDKTNVYEGEQITATYKLYTRLPTNSSVTKVPAFKGFSAKDIELPNPPQATEERINGALFKVFTIRKTLLFPLQSGTLELDPVEVDNQVRLVKVLGDGKRKRANDPFQDFFNDPGFRDPFFDDFFNRPEVSYEDVPYKIQSAPVKVTVKPLPVDTRPASFTGAVGKFSMTATIDKTKLTTDDALTLKVTISGQGNVNLLNAPKIEVPPVFEKYDPKVSDNIEKNSNPLSGSRQYEFVLMPLEAGEQTIPAVEFSYFDPVANSYKTLRSEAFHINVTQGKLRKKDKEDFSAGRNELVPIDRSVLNWTKEHAYFLVSPLFLALLLLPLLVLLGVLLYNRRKNYKNNNAALLKHRYANKVALKRLELAARYLKEGKDKAFYEETSRAVWGYLSHKFKIPFADLSKQLIQEKLTAKQVPEAASTQLFELIDNCEMALYAPAHNNNKMQGTYQQAVNIITGLEDALKK, encoded by the coding sequence ATGATGGTCAGACTAATAAGTATAAGGAAGTGGTTTTTTTCCCTGTGTTTTTGTTTGGGCATAGTGGCTTGCGCTACTGCGCAGGAGTTTCGCTTCTCTACCAACGTCAACAGTACAACTGTTGCCCTGGATGAGCCCTTCCAGATTCAGTTTATGCTGGAAAATGCGCCCAACGTTTCCAGCTTTCAACCTCCTAGTTTTAAAGATTTCGAGGTATTACAGGGTCCTTCGCAAATGCAGGGACAATCCATTTTTAACGGACGCCGTTCAGAATACATTGCCCTGATCTATGTGTTGCAGCCCAAACATGTGGGTAATTTTACCATTGCAGGTGCTTCTGCAAGGGTAAATGGCAATATTGTGCGCTCCAATCCTGTAACCATGGAGGTAACCAAGGGGGCTACTGCCAATCAACCCCAAACGGCACAGCCATCTGCTCCTCCGCAAAGATCACAGCCCGGTGGGGCAGGGGATGACCTGCCGGAAGGTGTACTCAGAAATGGCGAAAACGTAAACGAAAAACTCCGCAAAAACATATTCCTGAAAGTAGAGGTAGATAAAACCAATGTGTATGAAGGGGAACAGATTACGGCTACGTACAAACTGTATACCCGCCTGCCTACTAACTCCAGCGTGACCAAAGTACCTGCTTTCAAAGGCTTTTCTGCTAAAGATATAGAACTGCCCAACCCTCCGCAGGCTACCGAGGAAAGAATCAATGGTGCACTGTTTAAAGTGTTTACCATCCGCAAAACATTACTTTTCCCCCTCCAGTCCGGCACGTTGGAACTGGATCCCGTAGAGGTAGACAACCAGGTGCGCCTGGTAAAAGTGCTCGGTGATGGTAAACGTAAACGCGCCAACGATCCGTTCCAGGACTTCTTTAACGACCCTGGTTTCCGGGATCCTTTCTTTGACGACTTCTTTAACCGGCCCGAAGTATCTTATGAAGATGTGCCTTATAAAATACAGAGTGCTCCTGTTAAAGTAACGGTGAAACCATTGCCGGTAGACACCCGCCCGGCCAGCTTTACCGGGGCGGTGGGTAAGTTTAGCATGACGGCTACGATAGACAAAACCAAACTTACTACGGATGATGCACTGACCCTGAAAGTAACTATCAGCGGACAAGGAAATGTAAACCTCCTGAACGCGCCAAAAATAGAAGTACCCCCTGTTTTTGAAAAATATGATCCTAAAGTATCAGACAATATTGAAAAAAACAGTAACCCCCTTTCCGGCAGCCGACAGTATGAGTTCGTGCTTATGCCACTGGAAGCGGGCGAACAAACAATTCCGGCGGTAGAATTCTCTTACTTCGATCCTGTGGCCAACAGCTATAAAACCCTGCGGTCCGAAGCCTTCCATATCAATGTGACACAGGGCAAACTGCGCAAAAAAGATAAGGAAGATTTCAGCGCCGGCAGAAATGAGCTGGTACCCATTGACAGAAGCGTACTGAACTGGACAAAAGAACATGCCTATTTCCTGGTAAGTCCGCTGTTCCTGGCATTATTACTGCTGCCATTACTGGTATTGCTGGGCGTATTGCTCTATAACCGCAGAAAGAATTATAAAAACAATAATGCGGCATTACTCAAACACCGTTATGCAAACAAGGTGGCATTGAAACGGCTGGAACTGGCTGCCCGGTACCTGAAAGAAGGAAAAGACAAAGCCTTCTATGAAGAAACTTCCAGGGCGGTATGGGGATACCTGAGCCATAAGTTCAAAATCCCTTTTGCAGACCTGAGCAAACAACTGATACAGGAAAAGCTGACGGCAAAACAAGTGCCCGAAGCAGCATCCACCCAGCTGTTTGAATTGATTGATAATTGTGAAATGGCACTGTATGCGCCTGCTCATAACAATAATAAAATGCAGGGTACCTACCAGCAGGCGGTAAATATTATTACCGGGCTGGAAGATGCACTTAAAAAATAG
- a CDS encoding SDR family oxidoreductase has product MMNAVVTGASKGIGKAIAEKLAREGWNVAICARNAAALETARIAIQQQNPAVTVLAIQADMGVKEQVLSFASQVKTAFPTIEMLVNNAGIFVPGALHQEEDGLLESMMAVNVYSAYHLTRQLLPMMMQQKQGHIFNMCSTASHKAYPNGGAYSITKYALLGFSKNLREELKPHNIKVTAVSPGPTLTASWEGFEAPPNRMMPPEDVANVVWAAYTLASQTVVEEILLRPMLGDME; this is encoded by the coding sequence ATGATGAATGCAGTTGTAACAGGCGCCAGTAAAGGCATAGGCAAGGCTATTGCAGAAAAACTGGCCAGAGAGGGATGGAACGTGGCTATTTGTGCCAGAAATGCGGCGGCCCTGGAAACTGCCAGGATAGCTATCCAACAGCAAAATCCTGCTGTAACGGTACTGGCTATACAGGCAGATATGGGGGTAAAGGAACAGGTATTGTCTTTTGCGTCCCAGGTTAAAACCGCTTTCCCCACGATAGAGATGCTCGTTAATAATGCAGGCATTTTCGTTCCCGGCGCTCTGCACCAGGAGGAGGACGGACTGCTGGAAAGTATGATGGCTGTAAATGTGTATAGCGCCTATCACCTTACCCGCCAGTTATTGCCAATGATGATGCAGCAAAAACAAGGTCATATTTTCAATATGTGTTCTACTGCCAGCCATAAGGCCTATCCCAACGGAGGGGCTTACAGCATCACCAAATATGCGCTGTTGGGCTTTTCCAAGAACCTGCGGGAAGAACTGAAACCACACAACATTAAAGTGACAGCCGTGAGTCCCGGACCTACACTCACCGCTTCATGGGAAGGCTTTGAAGCACCTCCCAACAGAATGATGCCTCCAGAAGATGTGGCGAACGTAGTTTGGGCTGCCTATACGCTGGCTTCACAAACCGTTGTGGAAGAAATCCTGTTAAGGCCCATGCTTGGGGATATGGAATAA
- a CDS encoding YjjG family noncanonical pyrimidine nucleotidase, whose translation MKYKHIFFDLDHTLWDFETNSQHTIRELYDSHALESRGIPSYEAFLKSYEVHNERLWDRYRKGFINRNDLRYKRFSLTFLDFKLADEKLSKAFSEQFLELLPTKTALFPYTVEVLDYLSGKGYPMHLITNGFEATQLLKMKHAGIGHYFTHVITSETAGSLKPYREIFDYAMVKAGTNAQESVMIGDALELDIVGAQTVGMDQVYFNPQVPALDITPTYTIKCLSELKTIL comes from the coding sequence ATGAAATACAAACATATTTTCTTTGACCTGGACCACACACTTTGGGATTTTGAAACAAATTCACAACATACCATCCGGGAACTATACGACAGTCATGCTTTAGAGAGCAGAGGTATTCCTTCATATGAAGCTTTTCTGAAATCTTATGAAGTGCATAATGAACGTTTGTGGGATCGCTACCGTAAGGGGTTTATTAATCGTAATGACCTGCGGTACAAGCGTTTTTCGCTTACTTTCCTGGACTTTAAGCTGGCAGATGAAAAGCTGAGCAAAGCGTTCAGTGAACAATTCCTGGAGTTACTGCCTACCAAAACAGCCTTATTCCCGTATACCGTTGAGGTGTTGGATTACCTGTCTGGCAAAGGATATCCTATGCACCTGATTACCAATGGATTTGAGGCTACCCAACTACTGAAAATGAAACATGCGGGGATAGGACATTACTTTACCCATGTGATTACTTCTGAAACGGCAGGCAGCCTGAAACCATACCGGGAGATTTTTGATTATGCGATGGTAAAAGCCGGTACCAATGCCCAGGAAAGTGTAATGATCGGTGATGCACTGGAGCTGGATATTGTAGGTGCACAGACCGTAGGGATGGACCAGGTGTATTTTAATCCACAGGTACCCGCATTGGACATTACACCTACCTATACCATCAAGTGTTTAAGTGAATTGAAAACAATCTTGTAA
- a CDS encoding phosphatidylserine decarboxylase family protein, whose product MKIHREGFATIALVFIVLALINGAISFLVGYIPVVTPALQLISLAFFLFIVSFFRVPARNMKYDESLVISPCDGKVVVIEETFEPEYFKDKRLQVSIFMSPANVHVNRNPISGEVKVSQYHAGKYLVAWHPKSSTENERYTVVIGNGKTDILVRQIAGALARRIVNYLKPGMQVKQNEEMGFIKFGSRVDLYLPIGTPVSVQLNEVVKGGMSVIAKI is encoded by the coding sequence ATGAAAATCCATCGCGAAGGATTTGCTACAATAGCACTGGTTTTTATCGTACTGGCTTTAATTAATGGGGCAATCAGCTTCCTGGTGGGTTATATTCCGGTAGTTACCCCCGCGCTTCAGCTCATTTCCCTGGCTTTCTTCCTGTTCATCGTATCCTTTTTCCGTGTTCCTGCACGTAACATGAAATATGATGAATCACTGGTAATATCGCCCTGCGATGGTAAAGTTGTGGTAATCGAAGAAACTTTTGAACCGGAATATTTCAAGGATAAACGTTTACAGGTATCTATTTTTATGAGCCCGGCCAATGTGCATGTAAACCGTAATCCGATCAGCGGGGAAGTAAAGGTATCCCAATATCACGCAGGCAAATACCTGGTAGCCTGGCACCCCAAGTCTTCTACAGAAAATGAGCGCTATACCGTAGTAATAGGCAACGGCAAAACAGATATCCTGGTACGGCAGATCGCTGGTGCACTGGCACGCAGAATTGTGAACTATCTGAAGCCAGGCATGCAGGTAAAACAAAATGAGGAAATGGGCTTTATCAAATTCGGCTCCCGGGTAGACTTATACCTCCCGATCGGTACGCCTGTATCTGTGCAACTTAATGAAGTAGTGAAAGGCGGTATGAGTGTGATTGCAAAAATATAA
- a CDS encoding phosphatidate cytidylyltransferase: protein MKTFFTRTASALVFVAIMLGGILWSPFTFFLLFFLVSFFALQEFFKLMRLIDPDYAGITSWHKYGILIGSCALFMAFTGQHFAFGGFSLGYLGWCIAVIFMLVLPIGEILLSPGFSLKNIGYSALGLVYVTLPLALLVHIRLNDAAIHFTAINIGTGPGWLIPLLLIAFIWINDTMAYIVGSLIGRTPFFPAISPKKTTEGSVGGMILAIAAAGVYGHYWGQHLLALQHWLALAGIAAFFGTAGDLLESKLKRMAGVKDSGRIMPGHGGFLDRFDSLLLAAPFAWIYVQFFML, encoded by the coding sequence ATGAAGACTTTTTTTACCCGCACCGCCTCGGCACTGGTTTTTGTAGCTATCATGCTGGGCGGTATCCTATGGAGTCCTTTTACCTTCTTTCTATTGTTTTTCCTGGTCAGCTTCTTTGCCCTCCAGGAGTTTTTTAAACTCATGCGCCTGATTGATCCTGATTATGCCGGTATTACTTCCTGGCATAAGTATGGTATCCTGATAGGCAGCTGTGCCTTGTTCATGGCTTTTACCGGCCAGCATTTTGCTTTCGGTGGGTTTTCCCTGGGCTATCTGGGCTGGTGTATTGCAGTCATCTTCATGCTGGTGCTGCCTATAGGTGAAATACTGCTCAGTCCCGGGTTTTCCCTTAAAAACATAGGTTATTCTGCCCTGGGCCTGGTATACGTTACGCTGCCATTGGCCCTGCTGGTGCATATCCGCCTCAATGATGCTGCCATCCATTTTACAGCAATTAATATCGGCACCGGACCTGGATGGCTGATCCCTTTATTACTCATTGCCTTTATCTGGATCAATGATACCATGGCCTACATTGTAGGTTCGCTGATAGGCCGTACCCCCTTTTTTCCGGCTATTTCTCCTAAAAAGACTACAGAAGGCTCTGTTGGCGGCATGATCCTCGCTATTGCTGCTGCTGGTGTATATGGCCATTACTGGGGGCAACACCTCCTGGCCCTCCAGCATTGGCTGGCATTGGCCGGTATTGCTGCCTTCTTTGGTACCGCCGGCGATCTCCTGGAATCCAAGCTTAAACGCATGGCAGGGGTTAAGGATTCCGGACGCATCATGCCAGGGCATGGTGGCTTTCTGGACCGTTTCGACTCCCTGCTGCTGGCTGCGCCTTTTGCCTGGATCTATGTACAGTTTTTTATGCTTTAA